The Streptomyces sp. HUAS CB01 genome has a segment encoding these proteins:
- a CDS encoding branched-chain amino acid ABC transporter substrate-binding protein, translating to MRQRSLIAITAALAAGALTLTACGSRDDKGGDSAAGGDTTVVIGVDAPLTGDLSALGLGIKNSVDLAAKQANEKKYVKGVTFKIEALDDQAQPSSGQQNATKLVADKNVLGVVGPLNSSVAESMQKVFDDAKLVQVSPANTNPALTQGPDWNGGTKKRPFNSYFRTATTDAIQGPFAAQYLFNDAKKKKVFVVDDKKTYGAGLAATFKAEFTKLGGKVAGEDHVNPETKDFSAVVTKIKNSGADVVYYGGEYPAAGPLSKQIKKAGAKIPLVGGDGIYSADFIKLSGKEGEGDLATSVGAPVETLPSAKEFVANYKAGGYKEAYEAYGGYSYDSAWSIIEAVKKVVDDNGGKLPEDARSKVLDAMKGVSFDGVTGKVAFDEFGDATNKQLTVYQYKGGNWAAVKSGTFSG from the coding sequence GTGCGTCAACGTTCGCTCATAGCCATAACCGCTGCTCTGGCTGCGGGGGCACTCACCCTTACCGCCTGTGGCTCGCGCGACGACAAGGGCGGAGACTCGGCGGCCGGTGGCGACACCACCGTGGTCATCGGTGTCGACGCGCCGCTGACCGGCGACCTCTCCGCGCTGGGTCTCGGCATCAAGAACTCCGTGGACCTCGCCGCCAAGCAGGCCAACGAGAAGAAGTACGTCAAGGGCGTCACCTTCAAGATCGAGGCGCTCGACGACCAGGCCCAGCCGTCGTCGGGTCAGCAGAACGCCACCAAGCTCGTCGCCGACAAGAACGTCCTCGGCGTCGTCGGCCCGCTGAACTCCTCCGTCGCCGAGTCGATGCAGAAGGTCTTCGACGACGCCAAGCTCGTCCAGGTCTCGCCGGCCAACACCAACCCGGCGCTCACCCAGGGCCCCGACTGGAACGGCGGCACCAAGAAGCGCCCGTTCAACTCGTACTTCCGCACCGCCACGACGGACGCCATCCAGGGCCCGTTCGCCGCGCAGTACCTGTTCAACGACGCCAAGAAGAAGAAGGTCTTCGTCGTCGACGACAAGAAGACCTACGGCGCCGGCCTCGCGGCCACCTTCAAGGCCGAGTTCACCAAGCTGGGCGGCAAGGTCGCCGGCGAGGACCACGTCAACCCCGAGACCAAGGACTTCTCCGCGGTCGTCACCAAGATCAAGAACTCGGGTGCGGACGTCGTCTACTACGGCGGCGAGTACCCGGCCGCCGGCCCGCTGAGCAAGCAGATCAAGAAGGCCGGTGCCAAGATCCCGCTCGTCGGCGGTGACGGCATCTACAGCGCCGACTTCATCAAGCTCTCCGGCAAGGAGGGTGAGGGCGACCTCGCCACCTCCGTCGGCGCGCCCGTCGAGACCCTCCCGTCCGCCAAGGAGTTCGTCGCGAACTACAAGGCCGGCGGCTACAAGGAGGCCTACGAGGCCTACGGCGGCTACTCCTACGACTCCGCCTGGTCGATCATCGAGGCCGTCAAGAAGGTCGTCGACGACAACGGCGGCAAGCTGCCCGAGGACGCTCGCAGCAAGGTCCTCGACGCCATGAAGGGCGTCTCCTTCGACGGCGTCACCGGCAAGGTCGCCTTCGACGAGTTCGGCGACGCCACCAACAAGCAGCTGACCGTCTACCAGTACAAGGGCGGCAACTGGGCGGCAGTCAAGTCGGGCACGTTCTCCGGCTGA
- a CDS encoding ABC transporter ATP-binding protein — MTTDTITKATAATPTGEPVLDARGVTMRFGGLTAVRSVDLTVRSGEIVGLIGPNGAGKTTFFNCLTGLYIPTEGEVRYKGTVLPPKSFKVTAAGIARTFQNIRLFNNMTVLENVLVGRHTRTKEGLWSALLRGPGFHKAEAASRERAMELLEFVGLAGKAEHLARNLPYGEQRKLEIARALASEPGLLLLDEPTAGMNPQETRATEELVFAIRDMGIAVLVIEHDMRFIMNLCDRVAVLVQGEKLIEGDSATVQNDERVIAAYLGEPFEGAPGAEEAAEVAQAEAAAEAATTEPETEPETARAETTADETTADETDEATDAPAAEAGADETGADETETDDAGDGTDGPDDAPAAPRADAPEATDDGDDDTAQASGTRKEND, encoded by the coding sequence ATGACCACCGACACGATCACGAAGGCCACCGCCGCCACGCCGACCGGTGAGCCGGTCCTCGACGCCCGCGGCGTCACCATGCGGTTCGGCGGCCTGACCGCCGTGCGCTCCGTCGACCTCACCGTCAGGAGCGGCGAGATCGTCGGTCTCATCGGCCCCAACGGAGCCGGCAAGACCACCTTCTTCAACTGCCTCACCGGCCTCTACATCCCCACCGAGGGAGAGGTCCGGTACAAGGGCACGGTCCTGCCGCCGAAGTCCTTCAAGGTCACCGCGGCCGGCATCGCCCGTACCTTCCAGAACATCCGTCTCTTCAACAACATGACGGTGCTGGAGAACGTCCTCGTCGGCCGGCACACCCGGACCAAGGAAGGCCTCTGGTCGGCCCTCCTGCGCGGCCCCGGCTTCCACAAGGCCGAAGCCGCCTCCCGGGAACGGGCCATGGAACTCCTCGAGTTCGTCGGCCTCGCCGGCAAGGCCGAGCACCTCGCCCGCAACCTGCCCTACGGCGAGCAGCGCAAGCTGGAGATCGCCCGGGCACTCGCCAGCGAGCCCGGACTGCTCCTCCTCGACGAGCCCACCGCCGGCATGAACCCGCAGGAGACCCGGGCCACCGAGGAACTCGTCTTCGCCATCCGCGACATGGGCATCGCCGTCCTCGTCATCGAGCACGACATGCGCTTCATCATGAACCTCTGCGACCGGGTCGCCGTGCTCGTCCAGGGCGAGAAGCTCATCGAGGGCGACAGCGCGACCGTGCAGAACGACGAGCGCGTCATCGCCGCCTACCTCGGCGAGCCCTTCGAGGGCGCCCCCGGCGCGGAGGAAGCGGCGGAGGTCGCCCAGGCCGAGGCCGCCGCCGAAGCCGCCACGACCGAGCCCGAGACCGAGCCGGAGACGGCCCGGGCCGAGACGACCGCGGACGAGACGACCGCGGACGAGACGGACGAGGCCACCGACGCACCCGCCGCGGAGGCCGGTGCCGACGAGACCGGTGCCGACGAGACCGAGACCGACGACGCCGGCGACGGCACCGACGGACCCGACGACGCACCGGCCGCACCCCGGGCCGACGCGCCGGAAGCAACCGACGACGGTGACGACGACACCGCCCAGGCCTCCGGCACCCGCAAGGAGAACGACTGA
- a CDS encoding branched-chain amino acid ABC transporter permease: MNELPQQLVNGLLLGSMYGLVAIGYTMVYGIVQLINFAHGEIFMTGGFGALTVWLMLPSGTTMWVALPLMIIGAIVVATTIAVGAERFAYRPLRGAPRLAPLITAIGLSLALQQAVWAWYPEAKSSRTFPELPGGPYHLGSITIQPGDIFLLIAAPVSMAILGYFVMKTRTGRGMQATAQDPDTAKLMGVNTDRIIVIAFALGAAFAAIGAVAYGLKYGEINFKMGFLLGLKAFTAAVLGGIGNIYGAMIGGLALGVAETMATAYISDIPGMQQLGGQSWSDVWAFVLLILVLLFRPQGLLGERVADRA; encoded by the coding sequence GTGAACGAACTGCCGCAACAGCTGGTCAACGGCCTGCTACTCGGATCGATGTACGGGCTCGTCGCCATCGGCTACACGATGGTCTATGGCATTGTCCAGCTCATCAACTTCGCCCACGGCGAGATCTTCATGACCGGAGGCTTCGGTGCCCTCACGGTCTGGCTCATGCTCCCGTCGGGCACGACCATGTGGGTGGCGCTGCCGCTCATGATCATCGGCGCCATCGTGGTCGCCACCACCATCGCGGTCGGGGCGGAACGCTTCGCCTACCGCCCCCTGAGGGGCGCACCACGACTCGCGCCGCTCATCACCGCCATCGGACTCTCCCTCGCCCTCCAGCAGGCCGTATGGGCGTGGTACCCGGAGGCGAAGTCGTCCCGCACCTTCCCGGAGCTCCCGGGCGGCCCGTACCACCTCGGCAGCATCACCATCCAGCCCGGTGACATCTTCCTGCTGATCGCCGCCCCCGTCTCCATGGCCATCCTCGGGTACTTCGTCATGAAGACCCGCACCGGCCGCGGCATGCAGGCCACCGCGCAGGACCCCGACACCGCCAAGCTCATGGGCGTCAACACCGACCGCATCATCGTGATCGCGTTCGCCCTCGGAGCCGCGTTCGCCGCCATCGGAGCCGTCGCCTACGGCCTCAAGTACGGCGAGATCAACTTCAAGATGGGCTTCCTCCTCGGCCTCAAGGCCTTCACCGCCGCCGTCCTCGGCGGCATCGGCAACATCTACGGCGCCATGATCGGCGGTCTGGCCCTCGGCGTCGCCGAGACCATGGCCACCGCGTACATCAGCGACATCCCCGGTATGCAGCAGCTCGGCGGCCAGTCCTGGTCCGACGTCTGGGCGTTCGTACTCCTCATCCTCGTGCTGCTCTTCAGGCCCCAGGGTCTGCTGGGCGAGCGCGTCGCGGACAGGGCGTGA
- a CDS encoding ANTAR domain-containing response regulator, with product MTAPESPQPVADDGNASHVPPMTTRVVIAEDEALIRLDLKEMLEEEGYTVVGEAGDGQQAVELAREQRPDLVILDVKMPVLDGISAAEKIAEESIAPVLMLTAFSQRDLVERARDAGAMAYLVKPFSKSDVVPAIEMAVSRFAELRALEQEVADLAQRLETRKLVDRAKSILQTQYGLTEPAAFRWIQKTSMDRRLSMQQVAEAVIEDAEEKKAAKGQHEK from the coding sequence GTGACCGCCCCCGAGTCGCCCCAGCCCGTCGCCGACGACGGCAACGCGTCGCACGTCCCCCCGATGACGACCCGCGTCGTCATCGCAGAGGACGAGGCCCTCATCCGCCTCGACCTGAAAGAGATGCTCGAGGAAGAGGGCTACACGGTCGTCGGAGAGGCCGGGGACGGCCAGCAGGCCGTGGAGCTCGCCCGGGAGCAGCGGCCGGATCTGGTGATCCTGGACGTGAAGATGCCGGTGCTCGACGGGATCTCCGCCGCGGAGAAGATCGCGGAGGAGTCCATCGCGCCGGTCCTGATGCTGACCGCGTTCTCCCAGCGTGATCTCGTCGAGCGTGCTCGGGACGCCGGGGCGATGGCGTACCTGGTGAAGCCGTTCAGCAAGAGCGACGTGGTGCCGGCCATCGAGATGGCGGTGTCGCGGTTCGCGGAGTTGCGGGCGCTGGAGCAGGAGGTCGCGGATCTCGCCCAGCGGCTGGAGACGCGCAAGCTGGTGGACCGGGCGAAGAGCATTCTGCAGACGCAGTACGGACTGACGGAGCCGGCGGCGTTCCGGTGGATCCAGAAGACGTCGATGGACCGGCGGTTGTCGATGCAGCAGGTGGCGGAGGCGGTCATCGAGGACGCCGAGGAGAAGAAGGCCGCCAAGGGGCAGCACGAGAAGTAG
- a CDS encoding transcriptional regulator, with protein MYDIGVREHALALIATGRSLNSVSKETGISRAAIRAWQVRIEPLPRLLGQAAPCPRCRPQPTDPEDTAAYAYLLGLYLGDGCISAHPKGGHQLRIACADAWPGLIDACRTAITSVRPEDSAYLLQKQGCVMVTSYGRHWTCLFPQHGRGRKHERPIVLEAWQARIVHAHPWEFVRGLIHSDGCRVTNWTTRVVRGERRRYEYPRYFFTNTSTDIVRLFTDTLDRLGVEWRTLHQKRAAVTVSVARRASVALMDAHIGPKY; from the coding sequence ATGTACGACATCGGCGTGCGCGAGCATGCACTGGCGCTGATCGCCACCGGTCGCAGCCTGAACTCCGTCAGCAAGGAAACCGGCATCTCGCGAGCAGCGATCCGGGCCTGGCAGGTGCGGATCGAACCGCTCCCCCGTCTGCTCGGCCAGGCAGCCCCTTGTCCGCGGTGCCGTCCCCAGCCGACGGATCCCGAGGACACCGCCGCCTACGCCTACCTCCTGGGGCTGTACCTCGGCGACGGATGCATCAGCGCCCATCCGAAAGGCGGCCACCAGCTGCGGATCGCGTGCGCCGACGCCTGGCCCGGATTGATCGACGCCTGCCGCACGGCGATCACTTCCGTGCGGCCGGAGGACTCGGCCTACCTCCTGCAGAAGCAGGGGTGCGTCATGGTCACGAGCTACGGACGGCACTGGACATGCCTCTTTCCGCAGCACGGCCGGGGCAGGAAACACGAACGGCCGATCGTTCTCGAGGCCTGGCAGGCACGCATCGTCCACGCCCACCCGTGGGAGTTCGTACGAGGTCTGATCCACTCCGACGGCTGCCGTGTCACCAACTGGACCACCCGCGTCGTCCGGGGAGAGCGCAGGCGCTACGAGTACCCGCGCTACTTCTTCACCAACACGTCCACCGACATCGTGAGGCTGTTCACGGACACGCTCGACCGACTCGGTGTCGAGTGGAGGACGCTCCACCAGAAGCGCGCCGCCGTGACGGTGTCCGTCGCCCGGCGCGCGTCCGTCGCCCTCATGGACGCGCACATCGGGCCCAAGTACTGA
- a CDS encoding branched-chain amino acid ABC transporter permease, whose product MTTQTTTAETPQTPAATAPTGLIALPPNVARATATAGGVLTVLSAFTAWTWTAAFPGDLTVYGYPGGLQWLVLIGGALTALFGLASYGVKGLRWLAPAGADAAIKLSAFAAFATAWYTVIAISTTLGGLVNLEPGGFVAAVATLVALVGALALPFDRPELDPADPLDTGADQFKHNAGNQWTVFKAAFAAGTPAPARKLPAYAEILVLTGVLALGLLVFTYGIGTEYDELFIGFLITAGFGFAALSKAGLAARVSALAARHRNVAMVGAFAAAAAFPFTQSDDQYATIGVNILIFATVALGLNIVVGLTGLLDLGYVAFLGVGAYAAAMVSGSPSSPFDIHLPFWGAIIVGAVASMIFGVLIGAPTLRLRGDYLAIVTLGFGEIFRIAVMNMDGTSGPDITNGSNGISSIPNLVILGFDFGAEHTIAGFTIGRFANYFLLMLLITLVVVVVFRRSAESRIGRAWIAIREDETAALAMGINGFRVKLIAFALGAALAGLAGTVQAHVTYTVTPEQYQFAHVVPPNSAFLLAAVVLGGMGTISGPLVGGALLFLIPNKLQFLGEYQLLAFGVALVLLMRFRPEGLIPNRRRQLEFHENEEAPATLTKAGA is encoded by the coding sequence ATGACGACTCAGACCACCACCGCGGAGACCCCGCAGACCCCCGCGGCAACGGCGCCCACCGGACTCATCGCCCTCCCGCCGAACGTCGCCCGTGCCACCGCCACCGCAGGCGGCGTGCTCACCGTGCTCTCCGCCTTCACGGCCTGGACCTGGACCGCCGCCTTCCCCGGCGACCTCACCGTCTACGGCTACCCCGGCGGACTCCAGTGGCTCGTCCTCATCGGCGGCGCCCTCACCGCCCTGTTCGGCCTCGCGTCGTACGGCGTCAAGGGCCTGCGGTGGCTCGCCCCCGCCGGCGCCGACGCGGCGATCAAGCTGTCCGCGTTCGCCGCCTTCGCCACCGCCTGGTACACGGTCATCGCGATCAGCACCACGCTCGGCGGCCTCGTCAACCTCGAGCCCGGCGGCTTCGTCGCCGCCGTCGCCACCCTGGTGGCGCTCGTCGGTGCGCTCGCGCTGCCGTTCGACCGCCCCGAACTCGACCCCGCCGACCCGCTCGACACCGGCGCGGACCAGTTCAAGCACAACGCCGGCAACCAGTGGACGGTCTTCAAGGCCGCCTTCGCCGCCGGCACCCCCGCACCCGCCCGCAAGCTGCCCGCCTACGCCGAGATCCTCGTGCTCACCGGCGTCCTGGCACTCGGACTGCTCGTCTTCACCTACGGCATCGGCACCGAGTACGACGAGCTGTTCATCGGCTTCCTCATCACCGCCGGCTTCGGCTTCGCGGCCCTCAGCAAGGCCGGGCTCGCCGCCCGGGTCTCCGCCCTGGCGGCCCGGCACCGCAACGTCGCCATGGTCGGCGCCTTCGCCGCCGCCGCGGCCTTCCCCTTCACCCAGTCCGACGACCAGTACGCGACCATCGGCGTCAACATCCTGATCTTCGCCACCGTCGCCCTGGGCCTCAACATCGTCGTCGGCCTCACCGGCCTCCTCGACCTCGGTTACGTCGCCTTCCTCGGCGTCGGCGCCTACGCCGCGGCCATGGTGTCCGGATCCCCGTCGTCCCCGTTCGACATCCACCTGCCGTTCTGGGGCGCCATCATCGTCGGCGCCGTCGCGTCCATGATCTTCGGTGTGCTCATCGGCGCACCGACCCTGCGACTGCGCGGCGACTACCTCGCCATCGTGACGCTCGGCTTCGGTGAGATCTTCCGCATCGCCGTCATGAACATGGACGGCACCTCGGGCCCCGACATCACCAACGGCTCCAACGGCATCTCGTCCATCCCGAACCTCGTGATCCTCGGCTTCGACTTCGGCGCCGAGCACACCATCGCCGGGTTCACCATCGGCCGCTTCGCCAACTACTTCCTGCTGATGCTCCTCATCACGCTGGTCGTGGTCGTCGTCTTCCGGCGCAGCGCCGAGTCCCGCATCGGACGCGCCTGGATCGCGATCCGCGAGGACGAGACCGCCGCACTCGCCATGGGCATCAACGGCTTCCGCGTCAAGCTGATCGCCTTCGCGCTCGGCGCCGCGCTCGCCGGCCTCGCCGGCACCGTCCAGGCCCACGTCACCTACACCGTGACCCCCGAGCAGTACCAGTTCGCCCACGTCGTCCCGCCGAACTCGGCGTTCCTGCTCGCCGCGGTCGTCCTCGGCGGCATGGGCACCATCAGCGGCCCGCTCGTCGGCGGCGCACTGCTCTTCCTCATCCCCAACAAGCTGCAGTTCCTCGGCGAATACCAGCTGCTCGCCTTCGGTGTCGCGCTCGTCCTGCTGATGCGCTTCCGCCCCGAGGGCCTCATCCCCAACCGCCGCCGCCAGCTCGAGTTCCACGAGAACGAGGAAGCGCCCGCCACCCTCACCAAGGCAGGTGCCTGA
- the pyk gene encoding pyruvate kinase encodes MRRAKIVCTLGPSTDSYEQIKALVDAGMDVARFNLSHGTYADHEERYHHVRKASDETGRSVGVLADLQGPKIRLGRFQEGPVLLERGDEFTITVEPVEGDRDICGTTHAGLASDVTPGERILVDDGRVSLEVTAVDGPRVRTTVVEGGVISDHKGLNLPGVAVSVPALSDKDVDDLRWAIRTGADIIALSFVRTARDIEDVHRIMDEEGRRLPVIAKIEKPQAVDNIDDIVAAFDGLMVARGDLGVEMPLEHVPLVQKRAIKLARRNAKPVIVATQMLDSMIENSRPTRAEASDVANAVIDGTDAVMLSGETSVGKHPVETVRTMSRIVEAAEQEILAKGLPPLTERNKPRTQGGSVARAAAEIGDFLGARFLVAFTQSGDTVRRLSRYRSPIPLLAFTPDPATRSQLNLTWGVETFLGPRVESTDAMVAQVDEELLRIGRCERGDTVVITAGSPPGVAGSTNLVRVHHIGEDDTPRP; translated from the coding sequence ATGCGCCGAGCAAAGATCGTCTGCACACTTGGGCCCTCCACCGACTCGTACGAGCAGATCAAGGCACTCGTGGACGCCGGAATGGACGTCGCCCGCTTCAACCTCAGCCACGGCACCTACGCCGACCACGAGGAGCGTTACCACCACGTCCGCAAGGCCTCCGACGAGACCGGCCGCAGCGTCGGCGTCCTCGCCGACCTTCAAGGCCCGAAGATCCGCCTCGGCCGCTTCCAGGAAGGCCCCGTACTCCTTGAACGCGGCGACGAATTCACCATCACCGTCGAACCCGTCGAAGGCGACCGCGACATCTGCGGCACCACCCACGCCGGACTCGCCTCCGACGTCACCCCCGGAGAACGCATCCTCGTGGACGACGGCCGCGTCTCCCTCGAAGTGACCGCCGTCGACGGCCCCCGCGTCCGCACCACCGTCGTCGAAGGCGGCGTGATCTCCGACCACAAGGGACTCAACCTCCCCGGAGTCGCCGTCTCCGTCCCCGCCCTCTCCGACAAGGACGTCGACGACCTCCGCTGGGCCATCAGAACCGGCGCGGACATCATCGCCCTCTCCTTCGTCCGCACCGCCCGGGACATCGAGGACGTCCACCGCATCATGGACGAGGAAGGCCGCCGCCTCCCCGTCATCGCGAAGATCGAGAAGCCCCAGGCCGTCGACAACATCGACGACATCGTCGCCGCCTTCGACGGCCTCATGGTCGCCCGCGGAGACCTCGGCGTCGAAATGCCCCTGGAACACGTCCCCCTCGTCCAGAAACGCGCGATCAAACTCGCCCGGCGCAACGCCAAACCCGTCATCGTCGCCACCCAGATGCTCGACTCGATGATCGAGAACTCGCGGCCCACCCGCGCCGAGGCCTCCGACGTCGCCAACGCCGTCATCGACGGCACCGACGCCGTCATGCTCTCCGGCGAGACCAGCGTCGGCAAACACCCCGTCGAAACCGTCCGCACCATGAGCCGCATCGTCGAAGCCGCCGAACAGGAGATCCTCGCCAAGGGCCTCCCGCCGCTCACCGAACGCAACAAGCCCCGCACCCAGGGCGGTTCCGTCGCCCGCGCCGCCGCCGAGATCGGCGACTTCCTCGGCGCCCGGTTCCTCGTCGCCTTCACCCAGTCCGGCGACACCGTCCGGCGCCTCTCCCGCTACCGCTCACCCATCCCCCTCCTCGCCTTCACCCCCGACCCCGCCACCCGCTCCCAGCTCAACCTCACCTGGGGCGTCGAGACCTTCCTCGGCCCCCGCGTCGAATCCACCGACGCGATGGTCGCCCAGGTCGACGAGGAACTCCTCCGCATCGGCCGCTGCGAGCGCGGCGACACCGTCGTCATCACCGCCGGATCCCCGCCCGGAGTCGCCGGATCCACCAACCTCGTACGCGTCCACCACATCGGCGAGGACGACACCCCACGCCCCTGA
- a CDS encoding SIMPL domain-containing protein, translated as MTSDAPTPVPPPFGTPETPRVAVRGEARLEVDPEIARIGITVSARGTDRRSALDDLTRRNAQVLELAKSYGDAVEKIETGAFSISPEPARHGRGERVRAYHGRVHITAVLADFTALGELTTRLADLDLTRVDGPWWALRPDSPAHGEARRQAVLGAVQRAREYAGALGAHLTALVELADLGAETPASHGMPPGAGELRSAAFAAAAPESAPALDLEPQRQTVYAQVNARFTMTPPEL; from the coding sequence ATGACCAGCGACGCACCGACACCCGTCCCCCCTCCCTTCGGCACCCCCGAGACACCGAGGGTCGCCGTACGCGGCGAGGCCCGGTTGGAGGTCGACCCGGAGATCGCCAGGATCGGCATCACCGTCAGCGCACGCGGCACGGACCGCCGCAGCGCCCTCGACGACCTCACCCGCCGCAACGCCCAGGTCCTGGAACTCGCCAAGTCCTACGGCGACGCCGTCGAGAAGATCGAGACCGGCGCGTTCTCCATCAGCCCCGAACCGGCCCGGCACGGCCGCGGCGAACGCGTCCGCGCCTACCACGGCCGCGTCCACATCACCGCCGTCCTCGCCGACTTCACCGCCCTCGGCGAACTCACCACCCGCCTCGCGGACCTCGACCTCACCCGCGTCGACGGCCCCTGGTGGGCCCTGCGCCCCGACTCACCCGCCCACGGCGAGGCCCGCCGCCAAGCCGTCCTCGGAGCCGTCCAGCGGGCCCGCGAATACGCCGGCGCCCTCGGCGCACACCTCACCGCGCTGGTCGAACTCGCCGACCTCGGCGCCGAGACCCCCGCATCCCACGGAATGCCGCCGGGCGCCGGAGAACTGCGCTCCGCCGCGTTCGCCGCCGCCGCACCCGAATCCGCCCCGGCCCTTGATCTCGAGCCCCAGCGGCAGACGGTGTACGCCCAGGTCAATGCCCGCTTCACGATGACGCCCCCCGAGCTCTGA
- a CDS encoding ABC transporter ATP-binding protein — protein MTALLEVEDLRIAYGKIEAVKGISFKVEAGEVVTLIGTNGAGKTTTLRTLSGLIKPVGGQIKFMGRSLRKVPAHQIVSLGLAHSPEGRHIFPRMTIEDNLLLGAFLRSDKEGIAKDVQRAYDLFPILGERRKQAAGTLSGGEQQMLAMGRALMSQPKLLMLDEPSMGLSPIMMQKIMATIAELKAQGTTILLVEQNAQAALSLADHGHVMEIGKIVLSGSGQDLLHDESVRKAYLGED, from the coding sequence ATGACCGCACTTCTCGAGGTCGAGGACCTGCGCATCGCCTACGGCAAGATCGAGGCCGTCAAGGGCATCTCGTTCAAGGTCGAAGCGGGCGAGGTCGTCACCCTCATCGGCACCAACGGCGCCGGCAAGACCACCACCCTGCGCACCCTCTCCGGGCTCATCAAGCCCGTCGGCGGACAGATCAAGTTCATGGGCAGGTCCCTGCGCAAGGTCCCCGCCCACCAGATCGTCTCCCTCGGACTCGCCCACTCCCCCGAGGGCCGGCACATCTTCCCGCGCATGACGATCGAGGACAACCTCCTCCTCGGCGCCTTCCTCCGCAGCGACAAGGAAGGCATCGCCAAGGACGTCCAGCGCGCCTACGACCTCTTCCCCATCCTGGGCGAACGCAGGAAGCAGGCCGCCGGCACGCTCTCCGGCGGTGAGCAGCAGATGCTCGCCATGGGACGGGCCCTCATGTCCCAGCCCAAACTGCTCATGCTCGACGAGCCCTCCATGGGCCTCTCCCCGATCATGATGCAGAAGATCATGGCGACCATCGCCGAGCTCAAGGCCCAGGGCACCACCATCCTGCTCGTCGAGCAGAACGCCCAGGCCGCGCTCTCCCTGGCCGACCACGGCCACGTCATGGAGATCGGCAAGATCGTCCTCTCCGGCAGCGGACAGGACCTGCTCCACGACGAGTCCGTCCGCAAGGCCTACCTCGGCGAGGACTGA